In bacterium, the genomic stretch CGGGCTCTATCGTAGGGGCTATCGCGGCCGAGGGCCGATACCACGGAGGAACCGATGGCGACGACGGGGACCGAGCAGGCGCGAACGACACCTCCGGTGCTGAGCGCGACACAAATGGAGCGCTACGCCCGCCAGTTGATTCTCGAAGAGGTGGGCATCGCCGGTCAGGCCCGCCTGCTGAACAGCAAGGTGCTCGCGATCGGCGCGGGCGGACTGGGTTCGCCGGTGGCGCTGTACCTCGCGGCAGCTGGAGTCGGTACGATCG encodes the following:
- a CDS encoding ThiF family adenylyltransferase, with the translated sequence MATTGTEQARTTPPVLSATQMERYARQLILEEVGIAGQARLLNSKVLAIGAGGLGSPVALYLAAAGVGTI